The Mobula hypostoma chromosome 9, sMobHyp1.1, whole genome shotgun sequence genomic sequence ttttccattgagagtgggggagattcaaacaagaggacatgagttgagagttaaagggcaaaagtttaggggtaacatgagggggaacttcttcactcagagagtggtagctgtgtggaacgagcttccagcagaagtggttgaggcaggttcgatgttgtcatttaaagttaaattggatagatatatgaacaggaaaggaatagagtgtTATtgaccgagtgcaggtcagtgggactaggtgagagtaggagttcggcatggactagaagggccgagatggcctgtttccgtgttgttatggttatatggttatataataacGTCCAGGTCTGGTGAACAATTAAAGGATCAGTCAAGTTTTAACAGGAAGCTGACCCCGAAATGTCCAATCAACTTGTTCATTTCCTGGAACAAATCAAAGATTCAACTTCCTGTTTGCAATAGAAACAGAttcactcagtgggtcaggcagcatctacggagagagaAACGGTGAATGTTTTCCAGTGGCAGAGAAGGTGGGAGGGATGGGTAGACCGAAGGGAACATCTGCATTAGGGTAAGGCGAAGTGCACTAGCATTGTATTATGCATCTTTGTCTATAGATTGAACTGCAATCTTTTCACACCGGCACACTCCTTTGCCTGCAGTTCCACATTAAGATGGGGGAAAGGCCACTTACCAACACTTCCCCAGTCTCGTACTCCCGCAGCACAAAACTCAAGGCATCCATGCTAGGTCCTGCCAACAGCCGCAGGTACAGGGGATGCTCGCCATCTGACAGCTTGCTCGAATAGACTGCAGAGAGAGGAGATGAGACAAGTCGATTATACACGTGTCCAGCATCCCAGGTGGAGCAGGGTCTTCCTCCAGCTGTTCCTCAGCACCAAACACGGGAGCTTTACCCACCTTGAGTGTCACTCAGACATCAAGGCTGCAACAgcacttcagatttctgaacggacaatgaactcatgaacactatctcgctTTTGAttatttgcactacttacttttgTATCTTAaagagtaatttttatgtcttgcactgtactgctgccataaaacaaatttcatgacatcatgGGCCAAGGGGGTCAAAGGGGTCATATACTATTGTTTGTTCAATGTCAGCGTTatcaaacttgattctgatagtCAATAAAACAACCTTCTCCATTTATGTAGTGCCTTTCATATGACAAAGATGCCTTGAAGCATTTCCTAGCAGCATTACTGAATGTGTCGTGCAAGGAAACAGGCAGGTTCAGAGGAGCAGCTTCAAGGAAAGAGAGGTGGTGAATAAGGTGAGAGAAACTGAGGCATCAGGCCTGGGGGCACAAATACCAACACACCAGACAACAAAGGAACTATTACGCCAGAGAGACCAGGGTTAGAAATTCCTGAAATTCTGAGGGTTCTGGGTTACTACAGGGACACTAGGACAGGAAGTGGAGCTGGCCATTCTCCCTGCCCTGCCAGATTGTGggccaagagattctgcaggtgctgacgatcttgagcaacacacaagatgcaagtcaggcagcatcaatggagaagcaTAAACAACCAACAAcctggctgagactcttcatcgggactgaaaaaGAAAGCCAGAACAAGGTGGAGGAGAAATAATGAGCACAGACTGGTGAGACCatctgggaggggataggtagaagaggtaaagggctgaagaaggaagaacctgataggagaggacagtggaccataggagaacgaggaggaggaggggcatcagagggaggaaataggcaggtgagaagagaaggggtgagagggtaaactgaatggggaatggaaaaagaaagaaggggcAGAGTAAGAAATTACTGGACGGTAGagatattgatgttcatgccatcaggttaaaggCTACCCAGGTAAAATATGAGATGCTGCCCCTCCAAcctggtagaggaggccatggacagccATGTCAGACTGGGAAAGGGAAAGTCGAaactaaaatggttggccaccatgAGAGCCTGGACACAGAACAGGTGCTATGAGATGTGGGTGTTGCTCTGAAAGTCAGTATCACGTATCACCACCTTGAATGGAGTGCAAGGCGGCGCCGGCGAAAAATGTGGATTTGCTTTGTGGGATTATGAGGTTCACGTTGCAcgtgttcctggattctggttactcctcTTGTTGATGTTTTTGAGGAGTTTGATCAGGACGATCAATGCAGACTGGAACGCTTCGGCaaagactgaactgaactaaactaaactgaacactcctggtttgatgtttgagaTTCTGCgtgttgttcttttttttttgccatttgcgcaatttgctcttttttgttgcacactgggtgtttgatgttttcttgcacggattccatggtgtttctgtttcatggctacctgtggGAGGGTGAATCTCAAGAGTCGTATTCTGTATAcaaactctgataataaatgtagtttgactTTGCATCTTTGAGAAGACCATTTAGTTCTTCAAACTGATGCTAGCTCACTGAATAATCCCATCAATCACAAACCCCCAATTACTTCCCTTTAATTATTCTCCTTCAGATATCCAGTGACCTCCCCCGACTCACTAACCAGGtggtaatttacagtggctacTTAACCCATCGACCAACGACCAATGTGTTTTTACAACAGCTGTTCCATTGTCACCATTATAGAGACTAGCTTTCCAATTCAAAATGTAATTACCACATTTAAAATCCATAGCTGCTCTGGTGTGATGTAAACTAATGCAGACGACTGCGTACTAACCCAGTAATTTAACCACCACACCTCCTCGACACATGAGTTTGAACATGTGCTTTACACCAAACTGGTGGATTGCAGTTAGAAATTTGATGTGTTCTAATTCATCACAAATAAGACTCTTGGCTCCCTTCCATAAAAGTTTAAAAAGGGAACAATTTAGAAAATAAGTCTCCGTTTTCCAAAGCCCAGAAGGAGCCGTTCCTTTACCAGGAAGTGAACCATACATCACTGATTAGCAGCTAAACACCATTGTGTTTTGTCTTCAATGGTAGCATTCAAAGTGCTAAAAGTTATTTAATTTGTGTTTGAAAGACCCCTTTATTTTCCATGTTTATACCTGAAGGCATCTTTTCTTAAACGTAAGAAAGACACTGGCACTAACACACACAGTGTGCTGGAAAACGCAACATGTCAGGAAGCATCGATGGAGAAAaataacgttgactgtttattttcctctgaactctaaactgattcactttcaagggtGCTTTAAaacttgttctcagtattatttttttatttacccaatttgtcttcttttgcacattgtttgtatATGAAGTTACTTTCATACATTCTATTGTACATTCAtattttccagtaaatgcctgcaagaaaatgaatctcaagctagtAATGGTACTTCAgtaacaaattttactttgactttgagttcctccatcattttgagtgtgtggttgctgaagatttccagcatctgcagaatcttgtgtcccTGTGTGTGCACTCTATTCAACTAAACTTTGAAGAGACTGCATCCCCAGTAAATCAGCTGTCCTTTCTGCGTGATTTCTGTCTCGGGTGGCAGGTGATGAAAGGGTGTgaatgtagaacacagaacacgactgcatagatcagccatgatccttcTGAATGGAAGGGCAGGCCTAGAGGGGGACTAGTGGCCTACTCCTGATCTTATCCTGATCTTAACtgacagaagggtctcggcctgaaacttctaCTGTTTGTAcacttccatgggtgctgcctgacctgctgggattctcctgcattttgtgttgcAAAGGACCTCATTGCCTTGCTTCCAAATGGAAGGGAGATCATCCAAGTACCTTATCCACCATCTAACCAACCACCAAGCAATCAGCCAGTGCAGCTTGTGGGCCCTTGCTATGCAAAAATCAGCTGACGTGTTTCCTATACACTGAAATAAGCCTTTATTGGCAGTTATGGCACTAGAACACTGCTGTGCCAAACTACTTATAccaacaatgccaaattaaaccgatcccttctgcctacatgtggtccatatccttccattctctgcacattcacgtgcctataTAAGAGCCCCTCAAATACCTATatcgcatctgcctccaccactatgtGGTCACCTCCACCCGCTCTCTGGGTAAGAAAAGATGTCCTGCATATCTCCATTCAAACATTCCCTTTCAACTGACATTCATGGCCACTTCATTACGTAACTTCTGTGCCTAATAAAGAGTTCATCAAGTgtagtttgtggtcttctgctgctgtaacccattcacttcaagctttgacgtgttgtgcattcagagatctccttctgcacaccactgtcgtaaccCTTCCCGTCAGCTtcatcagtctggccattctcctctgacctctcttcaGTAACAAAGTGTTCCGCCCACAGAACTGGATgtttgttgggtttttttttgcaccattctctgtaaactctagggactgctgtgcatgaaaatcgcaAGAGATCAGCAGCttttgagatactcagaccaccccatctgcaCCAATAATCcgcccacagtcaaagtcacttggatcacatttcttccccattcggatgtttggtctgaacaacaactgaacacttttgaccatgtctgcatgctttcatgcattgagttgctgccacatgattggctgattagttatttgcattaacgagccggtgtacaggtgtacctaataaagtggccactgagtgaaaatGTATACTTTCTAATATTAGACACTttgactctgggaaaaagataccagccAGCTAATTATCACTTATACTTGGAAATTACAACGCATTTTCAAAGGAAGAACTTTTGACTGTGTCACCTGCGCATAAAATCCTACACACCTTACCTTGATCACCGACGAGAAACTGCTTGAAAAGTGCAAACTTCGCAGGGTTGTCAATCACTGTGAACTTCTTCAGCAGGGCCTCGATGACATCCTTCACCGTGTTACTGCTGCTGATGTGCAGGGTGTTGCTGGTATTCTTAGGCAAATAGAAGGCCGTCTCATTGCTGTTGTTATACACTTGACTGCCCTGAGCTGATCTGGCCCGTATGGTGATGGGTCTCTGAAGGTCCATCTGAACCTTGATGAAACcagtgtatacttcattcaagTTCTACACAGGAAAAACATTGCAGAGGTCAGGAAAATAACATCTCTGTACAGAGGGCATCCTTACCAAGAGCAAGGACAGTACCTGCTGTgtgaatgaaatcactggagaagagtactgataaatacaaagcagcttctttttcgacaaaacaaggtacagcaggcatctttcAGTAGAAAGGTCCCACTGGCCCAACGTGAAActtgatattttatgtgctaaatatCAAACGACAATTCCACATTTAcagtgctttctttgaaactacacagaAACTTCACACCTCCATAttcacacccacaccacagacatccaaatgatTTTTAATCATCATTGTCTGGTCTGGGATTTATGGCTCCCATTGTTCAGACCTGCAGCTCCAGATTAATCCACAATacatattcagatgtgaagactggcagccaaagtcatttgctaaa encodes the following:
- the rassf3 gene encoding ras association domain-containing protein 3 codes for the protein MTWTSTMSSGYSSLEEDSEEFFFTARTSFFKKPQARSKPERDAGKEREPPKVFTQEELRQKIKAYNSSVTDRLKMSLNLNEVYTGFIKVQMDLQRPITIRARSAQGSQVYNNSNETAFYLPKNTSNTLHISSSNTVKDVIEALLKKFTVIDNPAKFALFKQFLVGDQVYSSKLSDGEHPLYLRLLAGPSMDALSFVLREYETGEVLWEAFSLPELQNFLRILDKEEEEQFKLLRRCYVTYKAKLEAALKATGKPD